The genomic interval CATCCTGGCGACCGACAGGCTGTTCCCCATCGCCGGCTCCTTTTCAAAATCTGCTCCGGAGAATTATCCCATCCAGTTTACCCGTGCCGGCTTTGCAGCAGCGTACACTGATCCGGACGGAGGTTTTCTGACGGAGATCACCGTTGTACAACTGCCTGCTGCCGGCGTGCTCAAGCTTGCCGGAGAACCGGTTGTTTTGAATACGGTCATTCCTGCGGACGGGCTGGACAGCCTGACGTATGAACCCGTTGCCGACAGCACCGGCACCTGGTCGTTCCAATACACGGCCCGTAATTTCTTTGCCGATTCGGAAGTCGCGACCGTGACCCTTAACATCCTCGGCCCGCTGCCGCAGATCGTCATTGCTGAAGACCCCCAGCCGGTGACGGTGAATCCCGGCAGCCCGGTGACCTTGACGGTCATCGCAGTCAGTTCCCTGGAACTGGACTACCAGTGGCGCAAAGGAGGCCAGGACATCCCCAATGCCAGGGAGGCAAGCTACACTCTGCCTTCGGTCACGGAAGATGATGAAAACACTTATGATGTCGTGATCACCAACACCGCTGATTCGAAGCCCAGCGGGACCGCTTTTGTCAGTGTGAACGATCCGGTCACCATCACCGGCCAGACGGGAGACACATCGGCGAATGAAGGCGGAGAGATTACGTTATCCGTCACTGCCACGGGCACCGGCCGTCTGGATTACCAATGGTATAAAGACGAAGAAGTCATGCAGGATGAAACCTTTCCCGAGTTGCACCTGGAGGATCTCGAGGACAGTGACAGTGCCATCTATCATTGCGTGGTGACCAACATCGTCGGGCCAGAGCCATCAGCCCCCATTGATCTGACAGTGAGGCTGGCTCCGCGCATTACCTCCAACCCTGTATCCATCGGCATTCAAAAGCTGCGCCCCGCCACTTTTGAGGTGACCGTGGAGGGTGCGGGACCCTTTACCTACCAGTGGTACAAAAACGGCTCCGCAGTCCCGGGCGCCACCGCTGCCATCCTGGTCATTGATGACCTGACGGAAGAAACCATGGGCCAATATACCGTGAGGGTCAGCAATGGCTGGGCTACGGCAGAGAGCGAGCCTGCGGAGCTGCAGGTGCTGTCCTGGCTGGATGTACGCGGGATTTATCAGGACGTGCTGGAACGGCCGGATGCACCTGTGGATGCCTCCCCCTACCCCGCCAGGCTGACGGTGACACTGACGGGTCTGGGCAGTGCAACTGCTGTGCTGACGTATGACGGGAGCACCCACCGGTTCGCAGGCAAGCTGGATTCGCAGCTCGTGATTGAGCGCAGCATTTCCCGTGGGAAACGCGTCCCGCTGGCGGTACGCATCCAGCTCGATACACTGGATCACACCATTGATGCGTCGCTTTCACTGACGGATGCCACGGGCCTGGTGCAGAGCAGCGGACTGCTGCCAAAGCATGTGTATGTGAAAAAAATCAACCCCGCTCCCCAGGAGGGACGCTATACGGTCCTGCTGGAGCCGGAAGAGGGAATTGTGGGTGCCCCATCCGCACCGGGTTATCTGACCGCCCAGGTCAAGCCCGACGGCAAAGTCACCCTCGCTGGAAAGCTTCCCAACGGAGCCGTTTTGACCAGCTCAGGATTCATTCATGACACCGGAAGACTGCCTTTCCACCGGATGCTGGGCAAGCTCTTTGGCGATGTGTGCGGCAGGCTGTCCATTGACCTGAATCATGAGGTGCCTCTTGTGCAGGGGGAACTGGCCTGGCGCCACCTGCCGAAGGTGAATTCCCCCTTGCTGCCAGAACCGTTTATCGCTGTGCTGGAGGCTGAAGGCTCCCTGTTTGTACGGCCTGCCGCTGGGCTGCCTGTGCTCACCCTCCCCTCAGGAGCCGAACTGTATGCGCTGTCCATTCAGGGGCCTCTGGCGGGTGGAGACATTTCCCGCTGGCTGCGGCTGACACCTCCGAACAAGGCCGTCATAGACCCCGTGACGGAGGCGAAGATCAAAATGACGCTCAACCGCACGACCGGCAAGGTCACCGGGTCCTTTGTGGACACTGGCACAGGCAAGCGGCTGCTCCTGGAAGGCGTCGTCAACCAGGGCAGCCAGTCCATGGGAGGTTTCTTCCGAACCCTTGAGGCGGCCGGTGATTTCCGGGTCATTCCCTGGCTGGAATAATCCCTCCGGCCTCAACTCCGGACAGCCTTGCCAGAGCGCAGGCCCTGAGACATTCTGTCTGCTGTGTTGACCCCGAAGACGGCAATGCGCCTCTGCGCATGGCTGGGCTATTGCTGGCGGGCTTTCCATCCCTTCACAAGACTTTTGGTTTTATGCGCACCAAAACGAAGCTTGCAGCCTGAGGGTCCATTTTTATACTGACCATTCATGGTCGCCCGTACCTACTCAGCCACCCTCCTCGGCGTTAATGCGATCGAGGTGGAAATCGAATCTTACGACAGTGGCGGCACACAAAAGATGTTCATTGTGGGGTTGCCAGATGCGTCCGTGAAGGAGAGCCGGGAGAGGGTGACGGCGGCCATTTCCTCCTGCGGGTTTGCGATGAATGATGGCGTGACGACGGTTAACCTGGCACCGGCGGATCTGAAAAAAGAGGGTCCGGGTTTTGACCTGCCCATCGCCATCTCCCTCATCGCCCACCGGGTGAAGATCCCCATTCCCATCCTGGCGGAGACGGCGATGATCGGCGAACTGGCCTTGAACGGGGAACTGCGTCCTGTGCGGGGACTGCTGGCCGTGGCCCTGGAAGCGCGGGCCAGGGGCCGGAAAAGGCTGCTGGTGCCGAAACGCGCCGCCATCGAGGCCAGCGTGGTGGCAGGCATTGACATCATCGGCGTCAGCCATCTGCGTGAAGTCGTGGAATATCTCAAAGGGGACATTGAACTCACGCCTGAACCCTGCCGGGCGACTGAGTTCTTTGCCGCCGCTGCCCACTACGACATCGACTTTGCCGACGTCAAAGGCCAGGGCGATGCCAAGCATGCCATTGAGGTGGCTGTCGCCGGCGGGCATAACATCCTCATGGTCGGCCCGCCGGGAACCGGCAAGTCCATGATCGCCAAACGCGTGGGCACCATCATGCCCGGAATGACAGAGGAAGAGGCCATCGAGACGACCAAGATTCACAGCGTGGGAGGCCTGCTGACGGAGCAGCAGGCCTTCGTGGCCACACGCCCTTTTCGTTCCCCCCACCATACCATCAGCGATGCAGGATTGCTGGGCGGAGGCACCAATCCTGGGCCAGGTGAAGTGAGCCTGTCCCATAATGGAGTGCTCTTTCTCGACGAACTGCCGGAATTCCGCCGCAGCACTTTGGAAGTATTGCGCCAGCCATTGGAAGACGGACGTGTGACGATTTCCCGCGCGGCAGGCACCGTCACATTTCCGGCTTCTTTTCTCATGGTCGCCGCCATGAATCCCTGCCCTTGTGGTTATTTCGGCGATACGAAAAGAGCGTGCCGCTGCGGATCGCCCATGGTGCAGCGTTACCGGCAGCGCATCAGCGGGCCTCTTCTGGACCGCATTGACCTGCATGTCGAAGTGCCGCTTGTGGACTTCAAAGCCCTGACGCGCACGGAGCCAGGCGAATCTTCCGCAGTCATTCGCAAGCGGGTGGAACAGGCCCGCGCCATCCAGTCGGCCCGTTTTAAAGGCTTCAAAGGCATCCACACCAACAGCGACATGTCCTCCCGGCTCATTAAAAAACATTGTGAGCTGGATGCTGAAGGCAGCGCCTTTCTGGAGCATAACATGGGCGAGATGAACTTCAGCGCCCGTGCCCATGACCGCATCCTGAAAGTGGCCCGCACCCTGGCAGATCTGAAAGGCTTGGAAAAAATTGATTCAGACAGCGTCCTGGAAGCCGTGAACTATCGTTCGTTAGACCGCAATCTCTGGAGCTGACCCGTGCGGCAGGCTGGGTTTAACCAAGGGTCACTCAAACTTTAGCGAATAAAGGTCCGCATCCCGAAGCATGAAACGCAGGCGGACAGGCTTTCCTGACAGGGCGCTGACATCGCTGCCGCCTTTCCAGGTGACGATGCGGGCATGGGAATCGCCAAACTGAGGTTCGGAATCGGCAAGGGCAAAGCCGGGGATGGGCTGACCCTTTGCATCCTGGATCTCCACCTGGATATCGCCTGCGGCAGAAGAGGCGAAATTCAGCGTCAGTTTCTTGCCGGTGAAAGTAAGCGGGCGGGTGATCAGCTCACCGCCCTTCATGGGGGCATGGATGGAAACGAATCCATCCAGGCGCAGGGTGTACCGGCGCAGAGCGCTGCTGTTGCCGGTCCAATAACTTTCCGTGGCATAGAAGGAAAGCTCGTCAGGCGCACCTTCGATGGTGGACTTGGTTTCCACCGCATGCCAGGCGAGGTATTGATGCCCGTAGTTCCAGGAGCCCTCGCGCTCAATGCCGGGGCGCAGGAAAGCCTCGTTCCAGCGTTTAAATTTCACCCCATTCCGGCTGACCATGAGAAGCCCCTCGGTGATGGCGCTGCCGTATCGCTGGCTGCCGGTGGCCCTTGCCTCGCGGTGCTCGCGCTCGGGCAGGGCCTTCATGCTGGCGGAGTTCCAGTCGCGTTCGATGTAGCGGGTCGGGAAGCCAATCAGCAGATGCGGGGCGCGATGGTATGGCTTGATCTGGTTGGTATAAAGCTGCTCCTCCGGGCTGTCTTCATAGCTCAAATTCTCATCATTTTCCCAGTGGAGAAAGTCCTTGGACGTGGCGGTGCGGATGGAGCGGATGCCCTGATATTTGCCTTTTTTGCCCTCCTTTTCATCGGCGCTGAAATAGCGCCAGTAGGCCCGATAGACCCCGCTTTCTGCATCCCAAAACGCCAGGTTCTGCGAGTCGAACGCGCCGTCAGTAATGACGGGGGCATCGGCCATGGGAGACCAGCGCAGGCCATCGGCAGATTTGAGGGCCAGCAGGCCGGTGGGTTTGTGCGAGCGCACGATGGCCTTGTACTTCGCATCCGCAGGCGCGGCCGGGTTTTCATCCTTGAAGACTGCGGGGTGCCCGCCATCCGGATTCACCTTTCCCATCATGCCGTAGGGGATGACGATGTTGTTGGCCTTGGAGCCGTTGAATTCATGCTGGC from Prosthecobacter sp. SYSU 5D2 carries:
- a CDS encoding YifB family Mg chelatase-like AAA ATPase produces the protein MVARTYSATLLGVNAIEVEIESYDSGGTQKMFIVGLPDASVKESRERVTAAISSCGFAMNDGVTTVNLAPADLKKEGPGFDLPIAISLIAHRVKIPIPILAETAMIGELALNGELRPVRGLLAVALEARARGRKRLLVPKRAAIEASVVAGIDIIGVSHLREVVEYLKGDIELTPEPCRATEFFAAAAHYDIDFADVKGQGDAKHAIEVAVAGGHNILMVGPPGTGKSMIAKRVGTIMPGMTEEEAIETTKIHSVGGLLTEQQAFVATRPFRSPHHTISDAGLLGGGTNPGPGEVSLSHNGVLFLDELPEFRRSTLEVLRQPLEDGRVTISRAAGTVTFPASFLMVAAMNPCPCGYFGDTKRACRCGSPMVQRYRQRISGPLLDRIDLHVEVPLVDFKALTRTEPGESSAVIRKRVEQARAIQSARFKGFKGIHTNSDMSSRLIKKHCELDAEGSAFLEHNMGEMNFSARAHDRILKVARTLADLKGLEKIDSDSVLEAVNYRSLDRNLWS
- a CDS encoding immunoglobulin domain-containing protein; the protein is MKLFLLILAGMCHLLPATAAGVNVREDFESNAGGFTTSSLNSWKWGATTSPEGPGQAHSGTQVWGTNLTGSYAADLNADLLSPMYDLSAAAGQHVILHWWQFLVTEEIYDYAEVQVSKDGGGTWQTVAGPRDGAVSAEWQQQTVLLDPSYATAQFQIRFILVTDHSTAEGGFFIDDIRIATAEFEPATAVQDFETDDGGYVADGVNSSWEYGTPVSAPGGAFSGAAAWATNLNGFYNADEDSTLTSPALDLSSAAGKLLALSWQQFFETEENYDLVTVEISADGGTEWTPASTSSGALSTDGWMPQHVIIPSSFATSTFRLRFRLQSDEAYQYAGVALDDISILATDRLFPIAGSFSKSAPENYPIQFTRAGFAAAYTDPDGGFLTEITVVQLPAAGVLKLAGEPVVLNTVIPADGLDSLTYEPVADSTGTWSFQYTARNFFADSEVATVTLNILGPLPQIVIAEDPQPVTVNPGSPVTLTVIAVSSLELDYQWRKGGQDIPNAREASYTLPSVTEDDENTYDVVITNTADSKPSGTAFVSVNDPVTITGQTGDTSANEGGEITLSVTATGTGRLDYQWYKDEEVMQDETFPELHLEDLEDSDSAIYHCVVTNIVGPEPSAPIDLTVRLAPRITSNPVSIGIQKLRPATFEVTVEGAGPFTYQWYKNGSAVPGATAAILVIDDLTEETMGQYTVRVSNGWATAESEPAELQVLSWLDVRGIYQDVLERPDAPVDASPYPARLTVTLTGLGSATAVLTYDGSTHRFAGKLDSQLVIERSISRGKRVPLAVRIQLDTLDHTIDASLSLTDATGLVQSSGLLPKHVYVKKINPAPQEGRYTVLLEPEEGIVGAPSAPGYLTAQVKPDGKVTLAGKLPNGAVLTSSGFIHDTGRLPFHRMLGKLFGDVCGRLSIDLNHEVPLVQGELAWRHLPKVNSPLLPEPFIAVLEAEGSLFVRPAAGLPVLTLPSGAELYALSIQGPLAGGDISRWLRLTPPNKAVIDPVTEAKIKMTLNRTTGKVTGSFVDTGTGKRLLLEGVVNQGSQSMGGFFRTLEAAGDFRVIPWLE